Within Scomber japonicus isolate fScoJap1 chromosome 1, fScoJap1.pri, whole genome shotgun sequence, the genomic segment acaggtcagacacagacacaaatacatacacccATGGAtagaaacacatgcacacaacatatacaatatatatgaaTCAATATATAtgattaatttttattttttgttgtgtcAGTGTTCATTATACAAGTTGTATTTTGATGCGTTGGCAACATTGTTCTTATAGCCAATAAAGCGttgaattgaaatgaattgaAGTGAATTGAATGAAGGAGTGAGTGATGGTCAGTTGTCAACCAGCAACAACAACCTCCTACCGTCACTAGCCTACTGCTTGTcatttaacacaacacacaaccatGATTACCTTAATGTGTCAAACCTCTCTCTCAAAAATGAAAGGATGTTTAGTTGATAGACGGCTGACTTACAGTTCCTCTGCTGCGGTCTGTGTTGGTGGCAGCTAGCAGCCGGTGAGAGCGCTGCGGTTGCACTTCTTGACACGTTGGTCAGAGCTTTTAGGTAACCCGCCATGTTTACCACGGATTGATTACGGTCACGTATAAAGCCGCCGAGACTTCACTGTCTTTTCTTATCAATGTACTACAGGTCGGCATAGAGCCCGGGAAGTAGGTGCTAATAAATACCACCCACGTCAGCGTGAGTACAGCACGCTCAACTCTGATTGGTACGCGGGGGCAACGCTGGGCCAATCAAAATGAAGCATTCTTGTTCAGTAGCCTCCGGTGAGCTGTGTGTGGGTTCAAGTTCACAGCAGCTTCCCCTCATATGTTAATGAATGAGAGGTTTCttatctcttttatttatttttatgtaaccttctttctttttcatgtgttgtttATGGCATTTTGTTCACAGGAATGTACCTTATTCCTTAATGCACTACATAAACTCTCCTTCTTAATCCTAATGCCTGACTATGGGACAATGAGTCATATTGTATTCAGTATTAAAATTAGGAAgtaaataatcagattaatacattgtgaataatacataaatgaaaacatttgttaaattGTTTAAACTGGCCTCATCACAATAAAATGCTATTTCATCATTCTAATGCTCACATGAACAGAGTTTGATAGGACTTGCTATTTCAAAATGCCTTTTTCAAAAGTATTTATTCTATAATGGCATTTTACGCAATTTAATGTTAATTTCACTTTATGGGACactatgtatttttaattgacAAAGCCAAATTTACATCAAGGATACAGAAAGCTATCTCATTCAGATATGAATATGTTGATATAGAAAATATGATAAAATCAAAAAATTGAAACTCAAGATGGTGCTGCAGGGTTTTGATTATTCAAGAGACAGTTTTTGGCATATGGATAATACTATAATTCAGATGGCCTTACTTACAGTTTCAGGGtgtctaaacacattaaaaggtATATCAGATATACTGAAGTTTGTTTTTAGGTTTGGGGATATTATGGTGTGAGTAGAATACTTcctaatatttattattaaaacaaataatgtattaaaaaatacataaatgtgagaataataatttatttctatttcatgACAGTAGTGTCATTACTCTAACccttcagccaatcacacaaCACCTACCTCTTAAACTAATCTTAAACAAACAATGTTAGCTAGAGCACCAACAATGTCAAAGTAATAACATACAgtaacataaatacacataaatcaATGACTTtccatcacattttatttaaatctgttGACATGTTTCAGAgataaacagacaaataaacaaatgacagGGACTGACAACATATCCGGTTATTTTCTAAAGTCCATTAAACATTTCTTCTAATGAAATAACCGAGATGTGCATGAATGAAAGCCAAGAATCCAATCAATCAGTAACAACAGGTTGACACATAATAACCAAAACGTTCACTTTTGTAGGAAATTAGGGGGAAAAACTTACTTAAGGCACTTTTTGATGGGAGAGAAAAACCCTGCCTGGATGGGAAAAACTATAGCACATAAATTAAGATTCTAATATCAAACTAAACactataaaacacataaaactaaCAATCACAAACACCAGTTCTTTGGTTTCTGCTTGCTTGCCACAGCTTTCACTGTAAATGCTGGGCATCAAGAGGAAAATCCAGTCCTAAGGCAATCTGGGTCATGAACAGACACTGTAGATGTAACTGAAACTGCTTTATCAGACctctataaaaaataaaataaataatctgtgTAAGATTTAACAATGTCAATATCATTTTCAACAAAAAGTATGATGAGTGgtgtttcttttcatatttatatatgtcaagaacaaaacaaaaatagtaTTCACACTGAATAAGCTAGAAGAAATAAGACAATTACATGAAATATCCCTTTAACAAAGGGTTCACTGAAAATACTACAAGATGTGTGCTAATCTCCAGATGCACTGCTGCGTTCACATCAGGCTTCTACTGCCTTCAAGTCATCGCTGCCACAGAGCCTTTCTTATCGGTGAAGAAGCTCCTAAGCAACATGACTTGACCGATGCCGATGACAAACAGCAGGACAGTTTCTCCAACTGACCAGAAGGTGACCCGCTCTAAGAGGTGCTCTGCCTTAGTGCGGTCATGTGCCTCTCGTAGCCTGTACCACGTCTGGGAATCAGCCACCACCTTCAGGATCTCATGAATGGAGACGCATGTCGACTCCAGCTGAAAGATGAAACATCAACCCGAGTTAATCAAGAGCAAAGCAACAGCTCGGGGGGAAGGTGGGTTTCACACTGAAAAGGCCAAAATGCAACTTACATGTACACGTCATACTATCCACTATTAACTATAGCACACAACATCAAGGTAAATATGGAGGTGGGCTACTTTGGGTGACCTGGTGggaaaatatttcaattttttttttaaagaatttagtTTATTAAAATGGTAACTATTTCTCACATATGTTTTTGCAGGGTTAAGTGTCAAGTGTATTTACACTCTCAAAATATTTGAAGTGGTATTCCACACATCTGAATCCTTCCATTGACATGATGGGTGTCAAATGAAgtagaaaaaaagattaaatgaaGAACTCTATGCCTTTTGGTGTCACTTTAAAGTTACTGGTATTGGTACTGGAGAGGTATCCTTTTTAAGCAATACACAGCTCTACACATCAGGTTTAGACACTCATAACAAGTCTGGTTCCACTTTGGGAGCTTAATGAAATCGGTCCCTCTTTTGAAATAATGATGGAATATCAACAGTGTTTGTGGACTTGCTATTACCTCATCTCCTGATTTGTTAGCATAGTCGAGTAGTCACATTACCATCAGATCATTTTTATAGTTGgttattattttgtaataatCACAAATGGCATGATAAATAATCTATTCTGAACAGATACTGTATGAAACTGTTGTCCACTAACAGTTTTCCCCAGTGTCTCTTTAACCAGTCTTATCATGCATGTGCAAATATGTATACTGGTTTTCTTTTTGCCTGTCTACCAGATGTCCATTTTTAGTCAGTGCAGTAAGGTTGCAGAGTTGTTAATGCCTTGTTCCTCATAAGTTCATCAGACTTGCCTGAGTCAGCGCTGTGGTTCTTGTCATGCCCGGCAGGAGAGGATCCTCATCACCATGTCGGAACTCCAGGTACACAattttgtgtgtaaaagtgGAGAATTCATTGCTAAAGCAGACTTTGTAGATTCCCTTCATAGCTGTGGTGTGAGAGAAGCTGTCATACTGCTTCTTTTTCTCGTTATATAACACGTTGTTTTGAGGATCTGTGACAAAACAGTCCACATCATAGTTCCCTCCTGAAATCACCTAAAAGAGGACAaagtacaaaaacacagatttaaagATACGGCTGTGTGTGAATGATATGAACAACACATGCCAAGATAGTATAGTGCAGCTGTAACATACGTTCAGTTAACCAGCGGGTTTCCTCATAGTGACTAACCATATGGCCACCTAACTAACACTGTATGCATTtagaataaaacatgtatttacttTAACTTTTCATATTCTAAGTAAAACATTAGGAGTCAGACAGTATTTGAGTAACAGATAACTGAGGGCAGCGTCCTGTCTGTCAACACACAGACTGTAGTGATGAAGTCTTTAGAGTAACTTACTTGGAAGTCTATGTCAAACTTCACGTCTTTCTCTAGTTCCTCGTAGAAACACTGTTTATCGTTGTCAGGGAGCTCAAACGTGAGCTCGGTCCcaaacaccacaaacacatgaagcagcAAACAGCTCAGTCCTAAGTACAGCATAGTGATggctgaagctgaagctgaagcGTCTTCCTCAGATGTGACACTTTTAGTAGCTCTGACGTGGCATGAGCGTGAACAGCTTCCGGGGCacgtttttttaattttttttttgttaaaaattaTCCCTCTGTTACCAAACCTCAAATGTCATCATAAAAGACACTctataatatttatattctattctattttctGACCTGTTAACTTCTACAGTGATGAAACGATAAGTTACTGCAGCGCGTTAA encodes:
- the tmed3 gene encoding transmembrane emp24 domain-containing protein 3 → MLYLGLSCLLLHVFVVFGTELTFELPDNDKQCFYEELEKDVKFDIDFQVISGGNYDVDCFVTDPQNNVLYNEKKKQYDSFSHTTAMKGIYKVCFSNEFSTFTHKIVYLEFRHGDEDPLLPGMTRTTALTQLESTCVSIHEILKVVADSQTWYRLREAHDRTKAEHLLERVTFWSVGETVLLFVIGIGQVMLLRSFFTDKKGSVAAMT